Below is a genomic region from Actinoallomurus bryophytorum.
TCCTCCACGCGCCCGTCGCCGCGCGCCTCGATGACGGCGCGTCCCGTGCGGTACGGCACGCGGTGGCGGGCGAGCCGGGCGGCGTACGCGGCGAGCTCGGCGGCCTTGTCCGGCTGGGCGGCGAGCTCCCACGGCCGGCGGCCCCAGCCGCGGAGCACGGTACGGGGCGGGTTCGCCTCGAGGACCTCACGGACCCGTGTGCCCGCCTCCAGCAGAGAGGCGGCGACGGGCAGCAGGAACGGTCCGGAGCCGGCGACCAGCACCTGGTCGCCGACGACGACGCGTTCGCCCTTGACCAGCGCCTGCGCGGCTCCCGCGGTGAAGACGCCCGGCAGGTCCCAGCCGGGGAACGGCAGCGTACGGTCGTGCGCGCCGGGGGCGAGAACGAGCGCGTCGGGATCGAGGAAGCGGCGCCGTCTTCCGTCGCCGTCGGCGGGACCGGTCAGGACGTGGACGCGAGGCGGACGGCGCTCGTCGTGACGCTCCAGCGACCACACGCTGCTCTCGGGCCACCAGTCGCAGCGGTCGAGGACACGGAAGGGCCTGTAGGTGTCGGGTGGCATCCGGTGGTACTGACCGCCGGCCTGGTCGGCCGCGTCGATCAGCGTCACCTCGGCACCGGCGCGCAGGGCCGCGGACGCGGCGGCGAGCCCGGCCGGCCCGGCACCGACGATCACGACGTGCCGGCTCACCTGCCCTCCTTCGCCGGGGGACTGTGCCTGCCCTGGCTTCGCCCGGTCACGGCGCCTCCGTACGGGACTGGGTGGTCACGATGTCGCCCTCCTGCGCCCGGCGGCGGCAGGCGCGCACGTCGCGTACGCCGTTGACGATGACGAGGCAGTCGAAGCAGACGCCGATGCCGCAGAAGACGCCGCGCGGAGCACCGGACGGCGCCCGGCGCCACGACCGGCGGCCGGCGGCGAGGAGTACGCCCGCGATGGTCTGCCCCGCCTCGCCGGCGAGGGTCTCTCCGTCCACGGTGATCCTCATCGGTCCCCTCCGACGGCGGGCCGGTCCACGCGGAACGGCCTGGCGTCGATCTCCGGTGTCCGTCCCGTGACCAGGTCGGCGAGCAGGCGTCCCGTACCGGTCGACAGGCCGATCCCGGCCCCTTCGTGACCGGTCGCGTGCCACAGACCGGGCCGGCGGTGATCGGCGCCGATGACCGGAAGATGGTCCGCGACGAACGGCCGGAAGCCCCCGTACGCCCGCATCACCGGGACACCGGCCAGCCCGGGGAACAGCCGCAGCGCACGTGCGGCGATGGCCGAGAGCACCTCGGTCCGCAGCCGGTCGTCGAACCCGACGAGGCGGCGCGAGGAGCCGAGCAGGATCGTCCCGGCGCGGGTGGACTCCACCACGGCGGATGCCTGGAGCTCTTCGGCGTCGCTGCCGATCGCCCCCACGTAGTCGGCGTCGTACACCTTGTGGAAGACGGTCGGCGGCAGGGGCGCGGTCACCAGGATCTCGCCGCGCCGGGGCCGTACGCCGACCGGGGCGCCGAGCCTGCGGCTCAGCTCGCCCGCCCAGGGGCCGGCGGCGTTGACGAAGACGTCCGCCTCCAGCGTCCCGGCGGATGTACGGATCGCGGTGATCCGTCCCTTGCCGGTGACCGCGCCGCGTACCTCGCAGCCGGTACGGACGACGGCCCCGGCCCGCTGTGCGGCGGTGAGCAGGGCGGTCGCCGCGCCGATCGGCT
It encodes:
- a CDS encoding (2Fe-2S)-binding protein, with translation MRITVDGETLAGEAGQTIAGVLLAAGRRSWRRAPSGAPRGVFCGIGVCFDCLVIVNGVRDVRACRRRAQEGDIVTTQSRTEAP
- a CDS encoding FAD-dependent oxidoreductase; the protein is MSRHVVIVGAGPAGLAAASAALRAGAEVTLIDAADQAGGQYHRMPPDTYRPFRVLDRCDWWPESSVWSLERHDERRPPRVHVLTGPADGDGRRRRFLDPDALVLAPGAHDRTLPFPGWDLPGVFTAGAAQALVKGERVVVGDQVLVAGSGPFLLPVAASLLEAGTRVREVLEANPPRTVLRGWGRRPWELAAQPDKAAELAAYAARLARHRVPYRTGRAVIEARGDGRVEEAVTARLRADWSVVPGTERTLSVDAVSVTHGFTPQLELPVAAGCVLRDGFVLVDGDQATSSPGVYAAGEVTGIAGAPAARAEGLVAGWTAAGGPPSELRLTRRRRDRARAFGLRLAAAHPIGQGWPGWLRPDTVVCRCEETSYESLCRAASENPAARAVRLASRAGLGPCQARICGPTVAELSPESPDPHHRPIAQPIRLGELAARSEAAEKESTP
- a CDS encoding NAD(P)/FAD-dependent oxidoreductase: MRAVVMGAGIIGIACARELALAGADVTIVDRGGAAAATTAHGEGNILLSDKGPGPELRLAQLSRRLWPALADEAAEWEPKGGIVVATTDAGARGLLAFAAAQRDAGVRAEELDATALAAAEPHLTRDVTAAVHYPEDAQVQPIGAATALLTAAQRAGAVVRTGCEVRGAVTGKGRITAIRTSAGTLEADVFVNAAGPWAGELSRRLGAPVGVRPRRGEILVTAPLPPTVFHKVYDADYVGAIGSDAEELQASAVVESTRAGTILLGSSRRLVGFDDRLRTEVLSAIAARALRLFPGLAGVPVMRAYGGFRPFVADHLPVIGADHRRPGLWHATGHEGAGIGLSTGTGRLLADLVTGRTPEIDARPFRVDRPAVGGDR